The Rhodococcus triatomae genome includes a window with the following:
- a CDS encoding AMP-binding protein, whose product MPDTGVASRTDLVSEISAAMDTGRTLGVLDKADGSWIRRPWSDVYLRAEAYAARLLDPRSGSPTAPVAVVGEPTAETVSVLCGAWLAGRAVTVLAGPVRTATPEAWVRRTLDQFETLGVTAAFSSGTPLGLLREADTVGEVFDLAEVSRWPGAPSSFRPVPAAEDATVLYQGTAGSTGNAKTVQLTASAVTANIRALQQRVALDGSRDSLATWLPLYHDMGLSMLLAGLLSGTQTWLSPTSCFARSPFDWLDWLTVSEATITAAPNFAYSLLGRYASGAAKADLGALRHAINGGEPIDVESTERFARELSRFGFDPRAVACAYGLAEVTCAVTMPLPSSGLETDTVTAKDGRERRHALLGPALDGVRLRIAETRQSTEFDGVRSVGEVEVSSPAQMKGYLGEPDLVPGGWVKTGDLGYLVDDQLVVCGRSKELITLAGRNIFPQDVEAAAARADGVRTGCVVAFADDSVLSTSSGGGAARRDRLVVVAEYVGSDHAAARREIGELVASECAVTPGAVELVGAGTLPKTTSGKLRRLEVKSRFGASAGDPAHGGGVRR is encoded by the coding sequence ATGCCTGACACCGGGGTCGCCTCGCGCACAGACCTCGTCTCGGAGATCTCGGCGGCCATGGACACGGGACGCACCCTCGGTGTCCTGGACAAGGCCGACGGCAGCTGGATCCGCCGGCCGTGGAGCGACGTGTACCTCCGCGCGGAGGCGTACGCGGCGCGGCTGCTCGATCCGCGATCCGGTTCGCCCACCGCACCGGTGGCGGTGGTCGGCGAGCCCACCGCGGAGACGGTGTCCGTCCTGTGTGGGGCGTGGCTCGCGGGCCGGGCGGTGACCGTGCTCGCCGGTCCCGTGCGCACCGCCACGCCGGAGGCGTGGGTGCGTCGCACCCTCGACCAGTTCGAAACCCTCGGTGTGACCGCGGCATTCAGCTCGGGGACACCGCTCGGTCTGTTACGCGAGGCGGACACGGTCGGTGAGGTGTTCGATCTCGCCGAGGTCTCGCGGTGGCCGGGCGCACCGTCGTCGTTCCGCCCGGTGCCGGCCGCGGAGGACGCGACCGTGCTCTACCAGGGGACGGCCGGGTCCACGGGCAACGCGAAGACGGTGCAGCTGACGGCGTCTGCGGTGACGGCGAACATCCGTGCGCTGCAACAGCGAGTGGCCCTGGACGGCTCCCGGGATTCGCTGGCCACGTGGCTGCCGCTGTACCACGACATGGGACTGTCGATGCTGCTCGCCGGCCTGTTGTCGGGTACGCAGACGTGGTTGTCGCCGACGTCGTGCTTCGCGCGTTCGCCGTTCGACTGGCTCGACTGGCTGACGGTGAGCGAGGCGACCATCACCGCGGCCCCGAACTTCGCGTACAGCCTGCTGGGCCGGTACGCGTCCGGCGCGGCGAAGGCGGACCTGGGTGCGCTTCGCCATGCCATCAACGGAGGTGAGCCGATCGACGTCGAGAGCACCGAACGGTTCGCTCGCGAGTTGTCGCGATTCGGGTTCGATCCCCGCGCCGTCGCCTGCGCCTACGGCCTGGCCGAGGTGACGTGCGCGGTGACCATGCCGTTGCCGTCGTCGGGTCTGGAGACGGACACCGTGACCGCGAAGGACGGGCGGGAACGTCGGCACGCACTGCTGGGCCCGGCGCTCGACGGAGTCCGGCTCCGCATCGCCGAGACCCGGCAGTCCACCGAGTTCGACGGGGTGCGCTCCGTCGGCGAGGTCGAGGTCTCCTCTCCCGCACAGATGAAGGGCTACCTCGGTGAACCGGACCTGGTTCCGGGCGGGTGGGTGAAGACCGGGGACCTCGGCTACCTGGTGGACGACCAGCTGGTGGTGTGCGGCCGGAGCAAGGAGCTGATCACCCTCGCCGGGCGCAACATCTTCCCGCAGGACGTGGAGGCGGCCGCGGCACGGGCGGACGGTGTCCGCACCGGTTGCGTCGTCGCGTTCGCCGACGATTCGGTGCTCTCGACGTCGTCCGGCGGCGGTGCCGCGCGCCGGGACCGACTGGTCGTGGTCGCCGAGTACGTCGGGTCGGATCACGCGGCCGCCCGGCGCGAGATCGGCGAGTTGGTCGCCTCCGAGTGCGCAGTCACCCCGGGGGCCGTCGAACTCGTGGGCGCGGGCACCCTGCCCAAGACGACCTCCGGAAAGCTCCGGCGGCTCGAGGTGAAGAGCAGGTTCGGTGCG